In a single window of the Coffea eugenioides isolate CCC68of chromosome 3, Ceug_1.0, whole genome shotgun sequence genome:
- the LOC113764792 gene encoding UDP-glycosyltransferase 75C1-like — MDIKHQHFLVTAIPAQGHINPTLQLAKNLARAGAQVTFATTVYGLSRIKNPPASNGLSFASFSDGYDDEKSMKNRDFVCFLSDVKCFGSKDLTKLIQASSNEGRPVTFAIYSILLPWVAELASEMNVPSAFLVIQCATSFALYHRYFNSHDGIYDGVREVDYSSISIKLPDLSLFQKEDLPTFFFPNDPLFPSVVPSFHEHIKILEQDSTACVLVNTFNELEEGSIKAVDGMNLIPIGPLIPSAFCDGYDSSDKSVGGNLFDIPENDYLQWLDSKPESSVVYASFGSLVTLKKEEKMEILHGLKEAGRSYLLVLRADNEQEEEVKAVVENISSEEGMIVPWCSQMEVLCHRSIGCFLTHCGWNSTLESIVAGVPIVGCPHLSDQTTNAKLIEEVWGIGVRAKANEEGVVERAEIRRCLDTVMGGGEKGEEMRKNVAKWRGMAMEAVKENGSSYNNFRNFLRNLE; from the coding sequence ATGGACATCAAGCACCAGCACTTTCTCGTCACTGCCATACCAGCCCAAGGCCACATCAACCCTACTCTTCAGCTAGCCAAAAACTTAGCAAGAGCTGGTGCACAAGTCACCTTTGCCACCACGGTTTATGGCCTTAGCCGCATTAAAAACCCTCCAGCCTCTAATGGTCTCTCCTTTGCATCCTTTTCGGATGGCTATGATGATGAAAAATCTATGAAAAACCGCGACTTCGTGTGCTTTTTATCAGATGTTAAGTGTTTCGGTTCTAAAGACCTTACCAAGTTGATCCAAGCCTCATCAAACGAGGGCCGACCGGTGACCTTTGCAATCTACAGTATTTTGCTGCCTTGGGTGGCAGAATTGGCGAGTGAGATGAATGTTCCTTCGGCTTTTTTAGTTATCCAGTGTGCCACCTCGTTTGCCTTATATCACAGGTACTTCAATAGCCATGATGGAATTTATGATGGAGTTCGTGAAGTTGATTACTCTTCAATTTCCATAAAATTGCCTGACCTTTCCTTGTTTCAAAAGGAGGATTTGCCGACCTTTTTCTTTCCGAATGATCCATTATTCCCTTCTGTAGTTCCTTCTTTTCATGAACATATTAAGATCTTAGAACAAGACTCTACAGCTTGTGTACTGGTCAATACTTTTAATGAGTTAGAAGAAGGATCAATCAAAGCTGTTGATGGAATGAATTTGATCCCAATTGGACCTTTGATTCCATCAGCCTTTTGTGATGGCTACGATTCATCTGATAAATCTGTTGGTGGCAACTTATTTGACATCCCGGAAAATGACTATCTTCAATGGTTGGACTCAAAGCCAGAAAGTTCAGTGGTTTATGCATCATTCGGAAGCCTTGTGACtttaaagaaagaagaaaagatggAGATTTTGCATGGATTAAAGGAAGCTGGAAGGTCTTATTTGCTCGTGTTACGAGCAGATAACGAACAGGAAGAAGAAGTAAAGGCAGTGGTAGAAAATATTTCAAGTGAAGAGGGGATGATAGTGCCATGGTGTTCACAAATGGAGGTGCTCTGTCACAGGTCAATAGGGTGTTTTCTCACGCACTGTGGGTGGAATTCAACACTGGAGAGTATTGTTGCTGGGGTTCCAATTGTGGGATGTCCACATTTATCTGATCAGACAACAAATGCAAAGTTGATCGAGGAAGTTTGGGGTATTGGGGTGAGAGCAAAAGCCAATGAAGAAGGTGTGGTGGAAAGAGCAGAGATCAGGAGGTGCTTGGATACTGTGATGGGAGGTGGTGAGAAAGGGgaagaaatgagaaaaaatgTTGCTAAATGGAGAGGTATGGCGATGGAGGCTGTGAAGGAAAATGGATCTTCATACAACAATTTCAGAAACTTCTTAAGAAATTTGGAGTAA